The Lactuca sativa cultivar Salinas chromosome 2, Lsat_Salinas_v11, whole genome shotgun sequence genome includes the window CCACCCATGTTGAAGTATACACGTTTTACTACGCGTTTTTACgtgttttttttttgcatattagGAGTGAAAATTGATTTACAAAGTTGAAAGTTGAGAGGGTCAAAGTAACATTTAAAAAAGAGAGGAGTTGAAAATGCATTTTACAAAGTAGAGGAAATAAAAtcgtattatatatatattacagGACAAACATGAAAGTTTAAAAAACCAAGACgtgaaagtgatattttataAAGTTGAAAGTTGATGGGTGAAAGTGACATCTTAAAAAATACATGgatgaaaaatatcatttttgcaAAATAAAAGGGCCGAAAATAACAGATTATACAAAATTAAGAGATTGAAATTGTACCTTATGGATTACGTAACTTGTATATTGTTCATTGCATCTTGTACAAATAGCTACAATACTCATGTCTTACAAAATGTAAGTCTAGTTcttgtatatatttataaattaCTTAGGCCTTATTTGATAGACATATTATCAGGTCTAAACacatctttctggctgaatgtaTCGTAAAAATTGTTTGATATGCACAAAAAAATAGGTATTTCCCTGTATGATATGTCGTTCTCATAAAGCTCTAAAACCATATATTTCTGGCTGAATAGGCTAGAGTaaggatgagcatatggaccggggaaccggccggaaccggtaccgGCACCGGAACTGGAACCCGATgaaaccggtcgggccgggaccgagacgttatttttgtggatttttggaactggGAAACGGTAGAAACCGGAACCGATATAACCGAAActggtagaaccggcaaaaaccggaaccgtatgatgctatttttcgaggaccggttccaacatttgaagacacaacaagaaccggtaggaactcggaaccggtagaaccgtcgGGGCCGGTTCGGTTTTTGATTTTGAccgaagccggttcccggttccggtccggttcggtccttttgctcatccctaggcTGGAGAGACAATTGTTCCCTAAACTCTGCTTCTTACTTTCttagattattaatttattttaaatatttttttaatttctttttattggattattatatattaataaatattatttttaatatagaaTATTTATGTACTAATTGATAttattttattgaattattttttttaaataattattttttatttctttttagtgGATTATtacatattaaaaaatattatttataaatatataatacttatatattaaaaatattactttattggattattaatttcttttagataattttttaaattcattttttattggattaattcttatttttttggacaatatcatcatcatcctaatatatttttaacaaattcatTCATCTCACCATTATCGGACATAAACCGGGTCAAGAATCACATGttaagttataaaaaaaaattaaaattgctGGAAAGAATAACAACGTAACATcaacttgaaaaaaataaaaacaacttAATTGACTTTCTATTTGGATTTTTAAATGattattgtttaattttgatttcgTATGACcatttgtatgtttttataattattcaataACTTCACCCTATCACAGTATATAACAACAAGGTAATATTGTTATTTTTCATCATTCAACACAATCAATAAAATGTACAATtaaacaacatggtttctttcCCAGTCAACATATTTTCCATACATCATTTTTCCGGAtagaaactatcaaacgggaccttaaGTGTCAACGAAGTCTTTACTATTAATGACTTCGTTGACCTTAGATATAGTTGacacaaaacttattttagtCTATATATTTATTCATTGAGTTTACACATAAGAACTTCTTGACCTTTAGAAATAAATCATTTCGGTCTGGTTGTGTGTATGTGAGTGTGTGTATATATTAAGAAGAATTGATTATTGTAGTTTATAGTCAAAAGGAGTTACAAAGTCCTGAGAATATTTCTTGCTGTAAATATTGATAAATTAAATATCTTCGTACTTTTCTTTATACATATCTTTCTACCTATTTCAAATGCTGATAAGTGTATTAAAATATCATTAATCTATCCAAATATGACACATGTCAACATTTTAAATGTGTAGGAAGATAAATAGGAAGAAAtaagaggatatttaatttctcgtaaatattatatttatgtttatatattttaACAACCAATTGAGCTTTATATCGTTTCATATTTTTATTTGGATCAAATTTAatcttaaaaatataaataataaggaTTCTTGTGTTTACCTGATAAACTCTGTAGATaagtttgtttttatttatttatttatttatttattagaaaagtAAACTTGTGGATTAGACTTATTGTTGagaaatatataattattttgtaaTACTAAAAGCTAACTATTTTCGATTTAAAATCATGGTAATTGAATGTTGATAAAAGAATTAtttcaaagaaaattgaaaacCCTTGCTCTTAACGGGCTACTCTATTTGTGAGCAGTGAAAGTAATTGCCGAGTCCAAGCCCTATAATAAATTGGCCCATACGTTCTCTGTCCACGGATCACAGACACtcactaaaaccctaattcaaaCCTAGCTTCGTCTTTTTACGCTTAATAGCAGCATTCTCTCCGCAGCTCAAATCCAGAAAGAGTACAACTATGGGTAAGACTTCTACCCCTTCTCTTGATTTCCCTGATGTTATGTCCTCCCTTCCTTCGTTGATATGTCATACATTTGTGGAAAAATTGTATATGTCTTTCGGATTTTGATATTTCGTCTATTTTTTGATTGTTGATTGGTTTTGATCTGTTGAAATACCGGTGAAGAGTGTTTTAAATTGATTGGAACGAGATTTGATTTTGCTGGTGGTAACAGGGGCTTATACATATGTGTCGGAGCTATGGAGGAAGAAGCAATCGGATGTGATGAGATTTATGCAGAGGGTGAGGTGCTGGGAGTACCGTCAGCTTCCTTCCATTGTCCGGGTCACTCATCCAACCCGACCCGACAAGGCAAGGCGTATGGGTTACAAAGCCAAGCAGGTAATTTACTCTTGTCAGTTAAATTGCAACATTTGGTTTTCATCCGCCCTGATCCTATCAGAATACTTTGTAGATAGTTTAGTTATATATTTTCGTTTACCATTCATGCCAATGTTTAACTCTCAAATTGCAGAATTACATAGTTTTGTTAAAGGAAACATCTATGCTTTTCTATCGTATGAATATGTATATGCCTGTTGTCTATACGATAATCTGCAAATAAGAAACAATGATCCACGATTCCGTAACAATCTAATTAATTCATTTTTACCTATGTTTCGGTATTGTATAGTTGATAAACTGACAGAATGCATTTGGTATTATACTTTTCTACAACAAAATCGTGCAACTTTACCATATGTATATTTGAAAGATATACATTTTGTTTCTTTTGTCTAAACTCACAATGATTTTCTTTTGGGACTGATTTAGTACATGCAGTTGATACCATTTTAACTTTGTCATCTTTGAATTGTTTGTGTTGCATAAATAATAGAAGTTGTGTTGTTAAAGTTATGCGTCTAGAAATGTTTTTCCTATTAAATGATTATTGTTTGTGGTAATATATATTTAGGGTTACGTGATTTATCGTGTACGTGTGAGGCGTGGTGGACGAAAGAGGCCAGTTCCAAAGGGTATCGTGTATGGAAAGCCCACAAACCAAGGAGTGACTCAGCTCAAATTTCAACGCAGCAAAAGGTCTGTTGCTGAGGAACGTGCCGGAAGGAAATTAGGTGGCCTCAAAGTCCTCAATTCTTACTGGCTTAACGAGGTACGTATGACCTGACATGACATAACACAGACATAGTTGTACCGTGTTTGTTTAATTGGACT containing:
- the LOC111889948 gene encoding 60S ribosomal protein L15, translated to MGAYTYVSELWRKKQSDVMRFMQRVRCWEYRQLPSIVRVTHPTRPDKARRMGYKAKQGYVIYRVRVRRGGRKRPVPKGIVYGKPTNQGVTQLKFQRSKRSVAEERAGRKLGGLKVLNSYWLNEDSTYKYFEVILVDPAHAAIRNDPRINWICNPVHKHRELRGLTSAGKKYRGLRGKGHLNHKARPSRRATWKRNNTLSLRRYR